ACTCATAGGCACGCTCAGATTTCCTTAGCCGCTGGCGTATTAAAACCGGAAGCTTCTCTTGCTCGTTTTCACTGGCAAAGCGGCCAGTTCGGCCAATAACCCCTGCTTTGTGCATTTCAGCAATGGCATCGATAAGCCCGGAACCGCATAGACCCTGAGGTTTCGTTCCTCCGATCACTTCCAGCTGAACGTCCTCTGCAATCCGTACTCCTTCCACTGCACCTGCCGCCGCCCGCATACCAAATTTTATCTCCGCACCTTCAAAGGCCGGCCCGGCTGCTGCGGAACAGGTTAACATTCTTTCCTTCCCGCAGAGAACAATTTCACCGTTGGTACCGATATCAACGATAAGATTAATTCCAGCCAGCATGTCAGCCTCCACTGCCAGCATTACTCCTACTGTATCTGAACCGACATAACCGGCGATATTGGGCAGAACTCTGACCGTTCCGGACCTTAAAATCTCCAGCCCCAATTCCCCGGCTTGAACTTCCACGGCTGCTCTGAAAGCAGGGATAAAGGGAGACGGGGCCAGAAATGTGGGATCAATACCTAAAAATAAGTGGGCCATGGTGGTGTTCCCCACTACCACCGCGGTATAAATTTCTTCCTTATTGATTTCACTTTCTTGACATAAACCGGCGATGATTTTGTTTAGTCCCCTTACCACTCTTTCCTGCAGTTCCCGCAATTGATCCGGACCTTTAGCCGCATGAGTAATCCGGGAAATAACATCGGCACCGAAGACTTGCTGGGGATTCGTCAAGGCGCCGCTCTTGATTACCGTACCTGTATTAAGATCCATCAGATAGACGACCACGGTAGTGGTTCCAACATCGATGGCAGCACCATAACATACCTGAGTCGTGTCACCCGGTTCCACTGCCAGAATTCGCTCTCCAGCCAACACTGCTGTGACTTGAAAACCCCCTTTCCTAAATACCTGCGGCAGGGAAGCGGCCACGGTTCGGTTAAAGCTAATTTTTGAGCTGGGTAAAGCTGCCATAAGCCGCTCCCAATCCGGAGTCTGATCTTCGACACTGGGTTTGGCAAGGTTTAGCAAAAACTTTTTAACGCTGGGTTTAATCTTTACCGGCAGCTTCCCGGCAAAATCTGTTTTACGCTTTATAGCATCGGTCAGTTCCTGCACTCTGACCGTTGTGTCCTCTCTTAAGATATGCTGGCAGGCCAGAGTCCAGCCGGCCTCCCATTCCGAAACCTTAAGAAATTTCTTTTCAATTTCTGTCATTTGTGAAGGTGTTCCCGTCGTAATTTGTACTCTGCATTTGCCGCAAGTGCCCTTGCCGCCGCAAGTACTGATGACTTGCACCCCTGCGGAGATGGCTGCCTGGAGAATTGACTGCCCGGCCGGAACCTGAGCCACTTTTCCCGACGGTAAAAATGTGATGTTTAGCATCTCTAACACACTCCTTTGAATGATAGAAACTGAATCTCTCTAATGAATTATTAATTTACCATTAATGAAGAACCTTTTGCACAAAGGCTTTTTTGGAAAGCAGACTCCAAGAAATTAAACTTGCCGCCGCAAAAATGAAATATAAAATCCCCATAACCTTTACTCGATCTGCCCAATCTAAAGAAATAATGATCATGCCAATACTGCCAAAGACTGTAAAAGCAAAAGACATCAGAGATACTACAGCTCCCGTATCCCCTTTTTGCTGCTCAAGCATTAAGTTGGCACTGGGCGGGCGGGTTATGCTGCCTGCTAAGGTGGCAGGTATTAAGGACAGGCCAAACATCCAAGGGCTGCTGACTCCAATGGTACTGATTAATAACCCGCTGATACAAGCTACAAAAAAACTCAGAGAAATTAGTTTAATTGGCTTGATAAGTCTCGTGCTGCGCATATAGAGCAAGGGACCGATCACCATAAAGAAAGCATTGGCAGCAAAAAAATAGCTGTAAACCTGTTCACTTAAGCCGAACTGATTGACATAAATATAGGAAGATGATGATATAAAGGACATCATAGGAATTCCCATTAAGGAAAAGGTTAAGAGCAAAGACATAAACCCGGGGTTTTTAGCCACAACTCCCAATCTTCCCAAGGATTCGAGTACACCAGCTGTTGAAAGGCCATCGATAGTTTCCTCCATGGCAATTACCGCAGCTATCACCACAAGACCTATGACAGCTAAAAACAAAAACACCCCTCGCCAGGACGTAAAGCTGAGTATTATGGCCCCGACAACAGGAGCAACAATGGGAGAAATCATTGCCATTGAAGTAACAACAGCCAGCACAGAAACTCGCTTTTCTCCGGAGTAACTATCCTTCACAATTGCTTGGGCCACTGATGTCGCCGCTCCGCTGGCAATGGCCTGGAAAATTCTAAATAAAATTAATAGATATACATTGCCTGCAAACGCGCATAAAGCACTGGCAGCAGTATAGATCACCAAGCCTATCAATAATATAGGTTTACGTCCATACTTGTCACTAAGTGGTCCCCAAAACAAAGAACCTGCTGCATAGAATATAAAAAACATAATTAACGTTAAATTTATTAAGCTGGGAGCCGCTTGAAAAGTAGCTGCCATTCTCGGCAAAGCCGGCAAGTAAAGATCTGTAGATAAGGGTATAAAGGCACTTAAAAAGGCTACTAAAACGATCAATCCTTTTTCACCCAGGTACTTTTGCGTCTTTAACTTTACTGCTGTCTCATCCATATTGCTGATCATCTTATTATCTCCATTCAGTGATGTTTTGTCTAAAGTTTACCTTGTCAAGGTTACAAAGGGAAGTCTAAAATTTCCACATATAAGTTTCTGCAATAATAAGGGTAGAGGCCTGTAAAGGCCTCTATGTTTTAAGCACATTTGATTTTCCTGGTCTTTAAAGGATGAAAACTACATACTAAAGATTTCATCGGCAATCTTGACTCCGTCCGTAGCCGATTGTGCGCTGTAATCAGATCTCACATGAGCTTTAACCAGGTCATCAATATAATTGCCGCCGATTAAAACCTTGGTATTCAGTCCTGCTGCCCGAATGGCAGCAATGGTTTCTTTCATGGATTCCTGACAGCCTGTCAAGAGAACACTCATACCTACCAACGGTGCATTATGTTCTTTAATAGCCTCTATGAACTTTTCTTTGGAGACATCCACCCCTAAATCAATGACATTGTATCCCGAACCTTTAAGGAGCATCACGACGATGTTCTTGCCTAAATCATGGATATCTCCCTTCACCGTTCCCATAACAATATTGCCTTTGTAGTCTGCATTGCTGCCAACGAGAAGAGGCTCTAAAATAACCATTGAATCCTGCATGATTTCGCCGCACATAATCAGCTCACCTAAAAAGTATTCTCCTGTTTCAAAGCGGTTTCCGGCCTCTGCCATACCTTGCTGCAGGGAGTTAACAATTTCCAAAGGAGATACTCCCTGATCTAAACGTTCTTTAACCAGCTCAGCTACCTGTTGTTCTTCCAATTCTGAAATGGCTATGGATAAGGCATCTGTAAGCATACTCATCTCCACTCCTTTTTTCGCTCATTATTAGAACTTAGACTTCGAACTAATGCCTTCTATATCTTAGCGCTGTGCCCAAAACCAGATAAAGTTATAGGCAAAGTCATCGAGCTTTTCCCATTCTTTTTTAGAAATCTCTTCATTGCCAGGGAACTCCCCTATTTCATCCACTTTCACCTGCCACGGTACACATACTCCAGGATCAGGATTTAACAATTTTTCCTTCTCTGACATGAAATACTCCTCCTATCGATTAATAAATACCCTGATTAATAAACACCGTATTCTCTTGCTGCTTCAATCATCGCAATAGCATTTTCCTTCTTAGCATCTCCCATTACAACTCCGCCGGTATCTAAAATAAAACCACCATCTCCGGCTAATTCGTCAATGGATCTCTTAACCTGTTCTTTGACTTTCTCCGGAGTGCCATAGGTCAACAGAGTTGTAGGCACACCGCCCTGCAGGCAGAATCTGCCGCCCAGGATCTTCTTTGCTTTCTTGGCATCCGTGGTATCAATTTGGAAAATGATGCTTTTATCCGGCAGTTCTGCAATTTTTTCAAGATAGGGTGTCCAGTCTCCTTCAGCATAGAAGAGCATTCTCTTTCCTTTAGCCCAAAGGCCTTCAATGGTTGCTTTCAAGGACGGCCAATAAAACTTATCCCACTGCTGAGGATTTAAAAATGGATAGGCTCCGCGGTGAAGGGGAGCAAAACAAGGGAAGCGCGTATCCGCTCCGGCCCCGGCAACACCACAATTGACATTATGGGGAGTAATTGCATCACAGGCAGCCATAACTTTCTCCGGCCGGCGGCGCAGGTCAAGGAGAATTCCTTTCATTCCCCTTAGGGCATCCCCTAGAGTGTCAAAGGGAGCTTTGGTAAACCCTGTCCCTTGTCCAACTATGCCATGATCCACCGTCCATTTTCCCCAAGCCGCTGCCATAGCGGCCCCTGACATTGCAAAGGCAGCAGCTCCTTTGATCAAAGCCACAGTAGAACGATAAGAGCCGGGGTTCGCTAATTCCGTACTGATGTTAGGCAAATAATGATTAACAAGCCATTCCGTCGGACTGGCAATAAATTCGTCATAGTCCTCAATTTTCATGTATTCTTGTTCATTGTATTGAAAGGTAGAATTTTCATCCAATCCCATACCGGGGAACTTATAAAGTTTCGACCCCATGGCATCAAACATAGGGGGCCACCATAAGCAGGGTCCGCCCTTAAAAACATCAAAATCCAGATCAGGCAGCATCTCACTGACAATTTGATTGCTTTTATCCAGGTCATAATAAATCTCCTGCAGAGTTGTACCGGTATATTTCGTAACCCATTCCCCAACTCCAAAGGCAACGGGAACCATATCCGGCTTTCCACAATCCATGGCCGTCATGTAGCGCTCTAATCTCTTTTGATAAAGCATTTCCTTTTCGTTCATCCCGATTTCCCCTTTCTAGGTTTTTCAGTCTTCCAATAGTTCGCTGCGAAAAGCTTTTAAGAATTTTTTACCAAAACGATCCTTACCCAGAAGAAAGTCATTGGTGATAACTGAGGTCATAATTTTCCTATCCAGAGGATCGAGAATGGCCGCGTCCATATCGAAGGCCATGCAGAGGGTTAAGAAATGACGATTGATAATCTTCCTCTTAGGGGAATTAAAGGAAATATTACTCAAACCCGAAACAGTTTTCACCTTTAATTTCTCCTTAATTGCTTCCAGGCATTGAAAAAACATCAAGGCATTATTGTGGCTAACGGCTTGGGGCAAGACCAGCGGGTCAATATAGAGGTTTTGCAAGTCATAATTTTTCCTGCTCAGTATCTCCACCAAACGTTCTGAGAGAACCATCCTCTCATCAGCAGTTTTCGGAATACCGTTATCATCCAATGTCAAGCCAATAACCGGGCACTGGTATTCTAAGACTAAAGGGAGTACTTCTTCAAGGCGATTCTTTTCTAATGAGATGGAGTTAATTAAAACCTGGCTCTTATCCCCCTTAATCGTATCCAATCCTTTTTTGATGGCAGCTGCTGACGTACTGTCAAAACATAAAGGTTTATCCGTCACTTCTTGAACAGTATTCACAAGCCACTCCATGTCAGGGACTTCGTCTCCTTGAGCGGTATTTAAATCCAGAAAATCAGCTCCTGCAGCAGCCTGGCGCAATGCCAGATCCTGAACAGCGGCAGCATCTTTCTCTTTTATCAATTGGCGAACGCTGGGAATTGAACTGTTTAATTTCTCACCGATAATCAACATCTCTTACTACCCCCCGAGTTATTTTCTGCAAAGATACCTTGTTTATCCTCCAAACCTTTAACTCCTTCTCAATTGAATTATAAAAGGATTCCTCAAATACTCAAATCTAATTATTCTGAAAATTTACCTTAATTTTCGGACCTGTATGTATTGTTGTTGCGAAATTTTTATGCTTTTTGACATTCTTTTTTAATGGTACAGATGTATAGACAAATTTTATATTAAAAAAATTTACTTATATCAGTTTAGCTTATAATCGGATGTAAAGGTATAAACAACCTATTTTGCCTAAATACTATCATAGCTAGTTTAGAGCGTCAATACGGAATTTTTCAAATATTTAGTTCAGTCTCATAACTCTGAGACTGAACTATCGTTGATTTCCAAGATATCACGATAAATTTTCAAGGCTTCTGTCACATCATTAGCATAAAAATCAGCACCGGTAAATTCTTTAACATCTTGGTTAACGGGATATCCTCCCACCACAACTTTTACTTTATCTCTCAGCCCGGCTTCAGCTAACAGTTCGACCACACGTTTGATGGAACCCACGCAAAAAGAAATTAAAACACTGATGCCCAGAATAGATGCTTTTGTCTCATTAACAGCTTGGACAAACCTCTCCGGCGTCACATCAACACCGAGATCATGAACCTTATATCCGGAAGATCTTAAGAGATAGATGACAATATTTTTACCCAGATCATGGATATCCCCTTCTATGGTTCCCATGACAATAGAAATTCCTTTTTCCGAACCATTCATGGGGATATAAGGCTCTAAGACCCGCATGACCCCCTTAAGAATTTCTTCCGACATGATCAAATCGGAAAGATAGTAATGACTGTCACTATATTTTTCTCCAACGATTTCCACTCCCCGTCGGCAGCTCTCAATAATCTGCAAAGGAGTGTGACCGCCTCGGATTCTTTCTTCAACCAGCATCAGAGTTTTTTCTTCATCAAGGTCTGCCATAGCTATTTGCAGTTCGTCTTTCACCTTAAGAACCTCCAATTAGCTTAATCTTTTTTATACCATCCGTCATAACTTGTCAATTTATATCGGTCCCCCCGGTAAACGGCCTTACTCCAGCCTACGGGCTTAAGGTCTTGGTCATAGATCGTCTGCTCAATTAAGAATACTGGTGAGTTAGGGGCAATCCCGAGTATCCCTGCTTCTTCTGCCGTACAGGCCGCAACCTGGAGAACCTTTTTGGCACTCATGGGTACATACTCCGTATGGGAAGCGATAAGACCGGGCAGACTGGGATCTTTCAGTTCTGATTCCAGGATGGGCATACTCTTACTATAGATGGTATATTTAACTTCGTAGGAAAGACGTTCATCCTCAGCGGAAAGGACCGTTCGAAAAAATAAAAACCGCTTAAAATCTTCTCCTACCTGAAATTTTTCTCGAAGCTCCTTATCTGCTTTGATAATTCTTGCTTCCAATAAGGTGGTTTTATAATTTAAACCTCTTTTTTTAATTTCTTCATTAAAATCATTAAGTTCAAAAACAA
This Desulfosporosinus orientis DSM 765 DNA region includes the following protein-coding sequences:
- a CDS encoding ASKHA domain-containing protein, whose translation is MLNITFLPSGKVAQVPAGQSILQAAISAGVQVISTCGGKGTCGKCRVQITTGTPSQMTEIEKKFLKVSEWEAGWTLACQHILREDTTVRVQELTDAIKRKTDFAGKLPVKIKPSVKKFLLNLAKPSVEDQTPDWERLMAALPSSKISFNRTVAASLPQVFRKGGFQVTAVLAGERILAVEPGDTTQVCYGAAIDVGTTTVVVYLMDLNTGTVIKSGALTNPQQVFGADVISRITHAAKGPDQLRELQERVVRGLNKIIAGLCQESEINKEEIYTAVVVGNTTMAHLFLGIDPTFLAPSPFIPAFRAAVEVQAGELGLEILRSGTVRVLPNIAGYVGSDTVGVMLAVEADMLAGINLIVDIGTNGEIVLCGKERMLTCSAAAGPAFEGAEIKFGMRAAAGAVEGVRIAEDVQLEVIGGTKPQGLCGSGLIDAIAEMHKAGVIGRTGRFASENEQEKLPVLIRQRLRKSERAYEFVLVWGKDSATGEDIVLTQKDIREMQLAKGAIMAGIRILCREMGIELQEIEQILLAGAFGNYIRKESAVEIGLLPSLPLEKILSIGNAAGDGAKMALLSLEERKRADELSKRAEHVELSSKKEFQQEFLKGLDFGIVQ
- a CDS encoding Bcr/CflA family efflux MFS transporter, which encodes MISNMDETAVKLKTQKYLGEKGLIVLVAFLSAFIPLSTDLYLPALPRMAATFQAAPSLINLTLIMFFIFYAAGSLFWGPLSDKYGRKPILLIGLVIYTAASALCAFAGNVYLLILFRIFQAIASGAATSVAQAIVKDSYSGEKRVSVLAVVTSMAMISPIVAPVVGAIILSFTSWRGVFLFLAVIGLVVIAAVIAMEETIDGLSTAGVLESLGRLGVVAKNPGFMSLLLTFSLMGIPMMSFISSSSYIYVNQFGLSEQVYSYFFAANAFFMVIGPLLYMRSTRLIKPIKLISLSFFVACISGLLISTIGVSSPWMFGLSLIPATLAGSITRPPSANLMLEQQKGDTGAVVSLMSFAFTVFGSIGMIIISLDWADRVKVMGILYFIFAAASLISWSLLSKKAFVQKVLH
- a CDS encoding cobalamin B12-binding domain-containing protein, which gives rise to MSMLTDALSIAISELEEQQVAELVKERLDQGVSPLEIVNSLQQGMAEAGNRFETGEYFLGELIMCGEIMQDSMVILEPLLVGSNADYKGNIVMGTVKGDIHDLGKNIVVMLLKGSGYNVIDLGVDVSKEKFIEAIKEHNAPLVGMSVLLTGCQESMKETIAAIRAAGLNTKVLIGGNYIDDLVKAHVRSDYSAQSATDGVKIADEIFSM
- a CDS encoding uroporphyrinogen decarboxylase family protein, with the translated sequence MNEKEMLYQKRLERYMTAMDCGKPDMVPVAFGVGEWVTKYTGTTLQEIYYDLDKSNQIVSEMLPDLDFDVFKGGPCLWWPPMFDAMGSKLYKFPGMGLDENSTFQYNEQEYMKIEDYDEFIASPTEWLVNHYLPNISTELANPGSYRSTVALIKGAAAFAMSGAAMAAAWGKWTVDHGIVGQGTGFTKAPFDTLGDALRGMKGILLDLRRRPEKVMAACDAITPHNVNCGVAGAGADTRFPCFAPLHRGAYPFLNPQQWDKFYWPSLKATIEGLWAKGKRMLFYAEGDWTPYLEKIAELPDKSIIFQIDTTDAKKAKKILGGRFCLQGGVPTTLLTYGTPEKVKEQVKRSIDELAGDGGFILDTGGVVMGDAKKENAIAMIEAAREYGVY
- a CDS encoding methyltetrahydrofolate--corrinoid methyltransferase, translated to MLIIGEKLNSSIPSVRQLIKEKDAAAVQDLALRQAAAGADFLDLNTAQGDEVPDMEWLVNTVQEVTDKPLCFDSTSAAAIKKGLDTIKGDKSQVLINSISLEKNRLEEVLPLVLEYQCPVIGLTLDDNGIPKTADERMVLSERLVEILSRKNYDLQNLYIDPLVLPQAVSHNNALMFFQCLEAIKEKLKVKTVSGLSNISFNSPKRKIINRHFLTLCMAFDMDAAILDPLDRKIMTSVITNDFLLGKDRFGKKFLKAFRSELLED
- a CDS encoding cobalamin B12-binding domain-containing protein is translated as MKDELQIAMADLDEEKTLMLVEERIRGGHTPLQIIESCRRGVEIVGEKYSDSHYYLSDLIMSEEILKGVMRVLEPYIPMNGSEKGISIVMGTIEGDIHDLGKNIVIYLLRSSGYKVHDLGVDVTPERFVQAVNETKASILGISVLISFCVGSIKRVVELLAEAGLRDKVKVVVGGYPVNQDVKEFTGADFYANDVTEALKIYRDILEINDSSVSEL
- a CDS encoding GntR family transcriptional regulator; its protein translation is MIDKNSVIPIYYQLYKLIEGQIRRGDLKPGECLPTEHEISSRFEISRMTVRRAIAELVSAGMVYAQQGRGTFVATPKLDNIVFELNDFNEEIKKRGLNYKTTLLEARIIKADKELREKFQVGEDFKRFLFFRTVLSAEDERLSYEVKYTIYSKSMPILESELKDPSLPGLIASHTEYVPMSAKKVLQVAACTAEEAGILGIAPNSPVFLIEQTIYDQDLKPVGWSKAVYRGDRYKLTSYDGWYKKD